Proteins from one Mycobacterium adipatum genomic window:
- the rpsF gene encoding 30S ribosomal protein S6 yields the protein MRPYEVMVILDPTLDERTVAPSLETFLNVIRKDGGSVDKVDIWGRRRLAYEIAKHAEGIYAVVDLKAEPATVSELDRQLNLNESVLRTKVMRTDKH from the coding sequence ATGCGTCCATACGAAGTCATGGTCATCCTTGACCCCACTCTTGACGAGCGCACCGTAGCTCCCTCGCTGGAGACGTTCCTGAACGTCATCCGCAAGGACGGTGGCAGTGTCGACAAGGTCGATATCTGGGGCCGCCGCCGGCTGGCCTACGAGATCGCCAAGCACGCCGAGGGCATTTACGCCGTCGTCGATCTGAAGGCTGAGCCCGCGACCGTCTCTGAGCTGGATCGCCAGCTCAATCTGAACGAGTCGGTGCTGCGCACCAAGGTGATGCGGACCGACAAGCACTAG
- the rpsR gene encoding 30S ribosomal protein S18 — protein MAKTNKRRPAPEKPVKTRKCVFCSKKGKNQIIDYKDTGLLRTYISERGKIRARRVTGNCVQHQRDVAVAVKNAREVALLPFGSSTR, from the coding sequence ATGGCCAAGACCAACAAGCGGCGGCCGGCACCGGAAAAGCCGGTCAAGACCCGCAAGTGCGTGTTCTGCTCCAAAAAGGGCAAGAACCAGATCATCGATTACAAGGACACCGGGCTGCTCCGGACCTACATCAGCGAGCGCGGCAAGATCCGTGCCCGTCGGGTGACCGGCAACTGTGTCCAGCACCAGCGCGACGTCGCCGTCGCGGTCAAGAATGCCCGCGAGGTGGCTCTGCTGCCATTCGGTTCGTCGACGCGGTAG
- a CDS encoding replicative DNA helicase, translating into MAVVDDFSHSGDPGIDEPPREDIGRQPPQDMAAEQAVLGGMLLSKDAIADVLEKMRPSDFYRPAHQDVAETILDLYDRGEPADAVTVAADLDRRGLLRRVGGAPYLHTLISTVPTAANAGYYATIVAEKALLRRLVEAGTRVVQYGYAGADGADVHDIVDRAQAEIYDVSDRRQSEDFVALEDLLQPTMDEIDAIASSGGISRGIPTGFVDLDEITNGLHGGQMIIIAARPGVGKALALDTPLPTPTGWTTMGDVSVGDELLGADGEPTRVVAESGILLGRPCYEVEFSDGTVIVADAQHQWPTGYGVRTTTQLRSGLDSVAPAGAPVASAHGTAMVLAPPLQIVEVRRVDSVAVRCVEVDNHRHLYLAGRGMVPTHNSTLGLDFMRSCSIKHRQASVIFSLEMSKSEIVMRLLSAEANIKLGDMRAGRMNDDDWTRLARRMSEISEAPLYIDDSPNLTMMEIRAKARRLKKKADLQLIVVDYLQLMSSGKKYDSRQQEVSDFSRSLKLMAKELHVPVVAISQLNRGPEQRTDKRPQVSDLRESGCMTANTRILRADNGAEVTFGELMATGERPLVWSLDERKRMVARPMTNVFPSGHKEVFRVRLASGRVVEATANHPFHTIDGWIPLGELAVGARVAAPRRVPEPVHTERMDESEIIMLAHMIGDGSCVKRQPIRYASIDEQNLLAVTKAAKHFGVTAVRDEYPAARVTTLRMPAPYRLTHGKRNPIAAWLDKLGLFGKRSYEKFVPQEIFALPNDQIAVFLQHLWATDGSVRWDAKFGQGRIYYASTSRRLIDDVALLLLRMGIYGRIYKARKAGYRDSWHLQVQGVESQRRFLRLIDAHGAKFFAAREVFSKLQDIAPHPSLDTVPKEVWTKVQETLVRKQMTHREFAAAMGIKFCGSTMWKHSVSRKRLQRAATLLDDRELQELATNHVYWDSIVAIESVGAQDVYDGTVAGTHNFVANLVSLHNSLEQDADMVMLLHRPDAFDREDPRGGEADIILGKHRNGPTANITVAHQLHLSRFTNMAR; encoded by the coding sequence GTGGCTGTCGTAGACGATTTCAGTCATTCCGGTGACCCGGGAATCGATGAGCCGCCCCGCGAGGACATCGGGCGCCAGCCGCCCCAGGACATGGCCGCCGAGCAGGCCGTGTTGGGCGGCATGCTGCTCTCCAAGGACGCGATCGCCGACGTCCTGGAGAAGATGCGGCCCAGCGACTTTTACCGCCCCGCGCACCAGGATGTCGCGGAGACGATTCTCGATCTCTACGACCGCGGGGAGCCGGCCGATGCCGTGACCGTCGCCGCCGATCTCGACCGGCGCGGGCTGCTGCGCCGGGTCGGCGGTGCGCCGTACCTGCACACCTTGATCTCCACCGTGCCCACGGCGGCCAACGCCGGGTACTACGCCACCATCGTGGCGGAGAAGGCGCTGCTGCGCCGGCTGGTGGAGGCCGGCACCCGCGTGGTGCAGTACGGCTACGCCGGTGCCGACGGCGCCGATGTGCACGACATCGTCGACCGCGCGCAGGCCGAGATCTACGACGTCTCCGATCGCCGGCAATCCGAGGACTTCGTCGCGCTGGAAGATCTGCTGCAGCCCACCATGGACGAAATCGACGCCATCGCGTCCTCGGGCGGCATCTCGCGCGGGATCCCGACCGGATTCGTCGACCTCGACGAGATCACCAACGGTCTGCACGGCGGGCAGATGATCATCATCGCCGCGCGGCCCGGCGTGGGGAAGGCGCTGGCGCTGGACACCCCGCTGCCGACGCCGACCGGCTGGACCACCATGGGCGACGTCTCGGTGGGCGATGAGCTGCTGGGCGCCGACGGTGAGCCGACCCGCGTCGTGGCCGAGAGCGGCATCCTGCTCGGCCGGCCCTGCTACGAGGTCGAGTTCTCCGACGGCACCGTGATCGTCGCCGACGCGCAGCACCAGTGGCCGACCGGCTACGGGGTGCGCACCACGACGCAGCTGCGCAGTGGGCTGGACAGCGTCGCCCCGGCCGGCGCGCCGGTGGCCTCGGCGCACGGCACCGCAATGGTGCTGGCGCCGCCGCTGCAGATCGTCGAGGTGCGCCGCGTGGACAGTGTCGCGGTGCGTTGTGTGGAGGTGGACAACCACCGCCACCTGTACCTGGCCGGTCGCGGCATGGTGCCGACGCACAACTCGACCCTCGGCCTGGACTTCATGCGGTCCTGCTCGATCAAGCATCGGCAGGCCAGCGTCATCTTTTCGCTGGAAATGAGCAAGTCCGAGATCGTCATGCGCCTGCTCTCGGCCGAGGCGAACATCAAGCTCGGCGATATGCGGGCGGGCCGGATGAACGATGACGACTGGACGCGGCTGGCACGCCGGATGAGCGAGATCAGCGAAGCGCCGCTCTACATCGACGATTCGCCGAACCTGACCATGATGGAGATCCGGGCCAAGGCGCGACGGCTGAAGAAGAAGGCCGATCTGCAGCTCATCGTCGTCGACTACCTGCAGCTGATGAGCTCGGGTAAGAAATACGATTCGCGCCAGCAGGAAGTCTCGGACTTCTCTCGAAGCCTCAAGCTGATGGCCAAGGAACTGCACGTGCCGGTGGTCGCGATCAGCCAGCTGAACCGCGGACCAGAGCAGCGCACCGACAAGCGGCCACAGGTCTCCGACCTTCGTGAATCCGGCTGCATGACCGCCAACACGCGAATCCTGCGGGCCGACAACGGCGCCGAGGTCACCTTCGGTGAGCTGATGGCCACCGGCGAGCGCCCGCTGGTGTGGTCACTGGATGAGCGCAAGCGCATGGTCGCCCGGCCGATGACCAACGTGTTCCCCAGTGGGCACAAGGAAGTTTTTAGGGTCAGGTTGGCCTCTGGGCGCGTCGTCGAGGCGACTGCGAACCACCCATTCCACACGATCGATGGGTGGATCCCGCTGGGTGAGTTGGCAGTTGGTGCCCGAGTCGCTGCGCCGCGTCGAGTGCCGGAGCCGGTACATACCGAGCGCATGGACGAGTCCGAGATCATCATGCTCGCCCATATGATCGGCGATGGCTCCTGCGTGAAGCGCCAGCCGATCCGCTATGCCAGCATCGATGAACAGAACCTGCTGGCGGTCACCAAGGCCGCCAAGCACTTCGGAGTCACCGCAGTGCGCGACGAGTATCCGGCGGCGCGGGTGACGACGTTGCGGATGCCGGCACCGTACCGCTTGACCCACGGCAAGCGGAACCCGATCGCGGCCTGGCTGGACAAGCTGGGTCTGTTCGGCAAGCGCAGCTACGAGAAGTTCGTGCCGCAGGAAATTTTCGCGCTGCCGAATGACCAGATCGCGGTATTCCTGCAGCACCTGTGGGCCACCGATGGGTCGGTGCGCTGGGACGCGAAGTTCGGCCAGGGCCGCATCTACTATGCGTCTACGAGCCGACGTCTTATCGATGACGTGGCACTCTTGTTGCTGCGGATGGGAATCTACGGCCGAATCTACAAGGCGAGAAAAGCTGGATATCGCGACAGCTGGCACCTGCAGGTCCAAGGCGTCGAAAGTCAACGGCGATTCTTGCGGCTCATCGATGCACATGGCGCCAAGTTCTTCGCCGCCAGGGAGGTCTTCAGCAAGCTGCAGGACATCGCTCCGCACCCCTCTTTGGACACCGTGCCCAAAGAGGTTTGGACCAAAGTCCAAGAGACGCTCGTGCGTAAACAGATGACCCATCGAGAATTCGCCGCTGCGATGGGAATCAAGTTTTGTGGGTCCACGATGTGGAAGCACTCGGTCAGCCGTAAGCGATTGCAGCGCGCCGCGACGCTGCTGGACGATCGTGAACTGCAGGAGCTTGCAACGAACCACGTCTACTGGGATTCGATTGTCGCGATCGAAAGCGTTGGAGCGCAGGATGTTTACGACGGAACAGTCGCTGGAACCCATAACTTTGTGGCCAATTTAGTTAGCCTGCATAACAGCCTCGAGCAAGATGCCGATATGGTCATGCTGTTGCACCGCCCGGACGCCTTCGACCGGGAGGACCCGCGCGGTGGCGAGGCCGACATCATCCTCGGCAAGCACCGCAACGGCCCCACCGCGAATATCACCGTGGCGCACCAGCTGCACCTGTCGCGGTTTACGAATATGGCGCGGTAG
- a CDS encoding glycosyltransferase family 87 protein has protein sequence MPSRNDALGAALAGTIGGPVGRHAMIGRSRFWTPLRVMLLIGVVFLALGYSTKAACLQSTDSGTAAQRVANWENQRAYYSLCYSDTVPLYTAELLNQGKFPYKSSWIEKDADGEPHVVYDGSPPVRYMEYPVLTGIYQYLSMSLAKTYSALTTLVSVPLVAEVVMFFNISAFGLALAWLLTVWATALLAGRRIWDAALVAASPLLIFQIFTNFDALAVACATAAMLAWSRRRPVLTGALIGIGVALKLYPALLLGPLLVLALRTGRMREFTKTAGSALLVWVLVNLPVLVLFPRGWSEFFRLNSRRGDDMDSIYNVVKSFTGWQGFDPGLGFWEPPTVTNTVTALLFLACCAGIAYLALTAPQRPRLAQLAFLVVAAFLLTNKVWSPQFSLWLVPLAVLALPHRRILLAWMTIDALVWVPRMLYLYGEQNRGLPEQWFTATVLLRDIAVLALIVLVVRQIRRPELDLVRHHGSIDDPSGGVFDRAPDNPPRWLPTWLRPTESDPLPAPPPEDARSDDFADQHPFR, from the coding sequence ATGCCCAGCCGCAACGACGCGCTCGGCGCGGCGCTCGCCGGGACCATCGGCGGCCCGGTCGGTCGGCACGCCATGATCGGGCGGTCCCGGTTCTGGACGCCGCTGCGGGTGATGCTGTTGATCGGCGTCGTCTTCCTGGCGCTGGGGTACTCCACCAAGGCGGCCTGCCTGCAGTCCACCGACAGCGGCACCGCGGCGCAGCGCGTCGCCAATTGGGAGAACCAGCGCGCCTACTACTCGCTGTGCTACTCGGACACGGTGCCGCTGTACACCGCAGAACTGTTGAACCAGGGCAAGTTTCCGTACAAGTCCAGCTGGATCGAGAAGGACGCCGACGGCGAACCGCATGTCGTGTACGACGGCAGCCCGCCGGTGCGCTACATGGAATACCCGGTGCTGACCGGCATCTACCAGTACCTGTCGATGTCGCTGGCCAAGACCTACTCGGCGCTGACCACGCTGGTGTCGGTGCCGCTGGTGGCCGAGGTGGTGATGTTCTTCAACATCTCGGCGTTCGGGCTGGCGCTGGCCTGGCTGCTGACGGTCTGGGCGACCGCGCTGCTGGCCGGCCGGCGCATCTGGGACGCCGCGCTGGTGGCGGCCTCCCCGCTGCTGATCTTCCAGATATTCACCAACTTCGACGCGCTGGCGGTGGCCTGCGCGACGGCGGCGATGCTGGCGTGGTCGCGACGGCGACCCGTGCTGACCGGAGCGCTGATCGGAATCGGGGTGGCGCTCAAGCTCTATCCGGCGCTGCTGCTCGGCCCGTTGCTGGTGCTGGCGTTGCGCACCGGCCGGATGCGCGAGTTCACCAAGACCGCTGGGTCGGCGTTGCTGGTCTGGGTGCTGGTGAATCTGCCTGTGCTGGTGCTGTTTCCGCGCGGATGGTCGGAGTTCTTCCGGCTGAACTCCCGCCGCGGTGACGATATGGACTCCATCTACAACGTGGTGAAGTCGTTCACCGGCTGGCAGGGATTCGACCCGGGGTTGGGATTCTGGGAGCCACCGACGGTCACCAACACGGTGACCGCGTTGTTGTTCCTGGCCTGCTGCGCGGGTATCGCGTATCTGGCGCTGACGGCGCCGCAGCGTCCGCGGTTGGCCCAGCTGGCCTTCCTGGTGGTGGCGGCGTTCCTGTTGACCAACAAGGTGTGGAGTCCGCAGTTTTCGCTGTGGCTGGTGCCGCTGGCGGTGCTGGCGCTGCCGCACCGGCGCATTCTGCTGGCCTGGATGACCATCGACGCGCTGGTGTGGGTGCCGCGGATGCTCTACCTGTACGGCGAGCAGAACCGGGGGCTGCCCGAGCAGTGGTTCACCGCGACGGTGTTACTGCGCGATATCGCCGTGCTGGCGCTGATCGTGCTGGTGGTCCGCCAGATCCGTCGGCCCGAACTCGACCTGGTCCGCCATCACGGCAGCATCGACGACCCGTCCGGCGGGGTGTTCGACCGGGCGCCGGACAACCCGCCGCGGTGGCTGCCGACGTGGCTGCGGCCGACCGAGTCGGACCCGCTGCCGGCGCCCCCACCCGAGGATGCCCGGAGCGACGATTTCGCAGATCAGCACCCGTTCCGGTAA
- a CDS encoding single-stranded DNA-binding protein: protein MAGDTVITVIGNLTADPELRFTPSGAAVANFTVASTPRTFDRQTNEWKDGEALFLRCNIWREAAENVAESLTRGSRVIVSGRLKQRSFETREGEKRTVVELEVDEIGPSLRYATAKVNKASRGGGGGGFGGGGNSGGGAPRGGGSDSQPKDDPWGSAPAAGSYSGSDDEPPF from the coding sequence GTGGCTGGTGACACCGTCATCACTGTTATCGGAAACCTGACCGCTGACCCGGAACTGCGTTTCACGCCGTCCGGTGCCGCGGTTGCGAACTTCACCGTGGCTTCCACGCCGCGGACGTTCGACCGCCAGACCAATGAGTGGAAGGACGGCGAAGCGCTGTTCCTCCGCTGCAACATCTGGCGTGAGGCGGCCGAGAACGTGGCCGAAAGCCTCACCCGCGGTTCGCGGGTGATCGTGTCCGGCCGGCTCAAGCAGCGGTCCTTCGAAACCCGCGAGGGTGAGAAGCGCACCGTTGTGGAACTCGAGGTCGACGAGATCGGCCCCTCGCTGCGTTACGCCACGGCCAAGGTCAACAAGGCCAGCCGCGGCGGCGGAGGCGGCGGGTTCGGTGGCGGTGGTAACAGCGGCGGTGGTGCGCCACGTGGCGGCGGCTCGGACTCCCAGCCCAAGGACGATCCGTGGGGCAGCGCCCCGGCGGCCGGTTCCTACAGCGGCAGCGACGACGAACCGCCCTTCTGA
- the rplI gene encoding 50S ribosomal protein L9 codes for MKLILTAEVEHLGIAGDSVEVKDGYGRNYLLPRGLAIVASRGAERQAEEIRRAREVKEVRGVEHANELKNALEGLGTVALPVKAAADSGKLFGSVTPNSVVTAIKKAGGPNLDKRTVELPKAHIKATGTYQISVKLHPGVSAAVALNVTAE; via the coding sequence ATGAAGCTGATTCTCACCGCTGAGGTGGAACACCTGGGTATCGCCGGCGATTCGGTAGAGGTGAAGGACGGCTACGGCCGTAACTACCTGCTGCCCCGTGGTCTGGCGATCGTGGCCAGCCGTGGCGCCGAGCGCCAGGCCGAGGAGATCCGTCGGGCCCGCGAGGTCAAGGAAGTTCGCGGCGTCGAGCACGCCAACGAGCTGAAGAACGCGCTGGAGGGTCTGGGCACCGTCGCGCTGCCGGTGAAGGCCGCGGCCGACAGCGGCAAGCTGTTCGGTTCGGTCACCCCGAACTCGGTCGTCACCGCCATCAAGAAGGCCGGCGGACCGAACCTCGACAAGCGCACCGTCGAGCTGCCGAAGGCGCACATCAAGGCCACCGGCACCTACCAGATCAGCGTGAAGTTGCACCCCGGCGTCTCGGCCGCGGTGGCGCTGAACGTCACTGCCGAGTAG
- a CDS encoding nucleotidyltransferase: MATATATGWLADLTDLYTPTPSQFDGARTHRTAIESRLALHLGVHDMFEIGSLRHGTGVWQFSDADYLVSLSGRRPESPWTVLNKVKEQLQARFIGTNVVVRRPAVVCRFEDGDVEVVPAYPSASGYWIANPADGWMLTHPREHNVYVTRVNAKHEGSVKRLARQVKVWKYRRNVPISSCYLEMRTAQHMDGEASYVPLWDLYLTLKKMRDAGLASLNDPTGLGSRFGACSSEANRVAALIKLDTAVGRALKAKDYQIDGDEPSAIAQLKLLFDR; this comes from the coding sequence ATGGCAACTGCAACTGCAACTGGGTGGTTGGCGGATCTGACGGATCTTTACACACCGACTCCGTCACAGTTCGACGGTGCCCGCACGCATCGTACGGCCATCGAGTCCCGTTTGGCTCTCCATCTAGGCGTACACGACATGTTCGAGATTGGATCGCTGCGTCACGGCACAGGGGTGTGGCAGTTCAGCGACGCTGACTACTTGGTGTCTTTGTCGGGGCGACGTCCCGAGTCGCCTTGGACGGTGTTGAACAAGGTAAAGGAACAACTGCAAGCACGCTTCATCGGCACCAATGTGGTAGTCCGACGGCCTGCGGTCGTCTGCAGATTCGAGGATGGCGACGTCGAGGTAGTGCCGGCATACCCGAGTGCCTCGGGGTATTGGATAGCTAATCCGGCCGACGGTTGGATGCTGACTCATCCCAGGGAACATAACGTCTACGTCACCCGAGTAAATGCGAAGCATGAAGGCTCCGTCAAAAGGCTGGCACGCCAGGTAAAAGTATGGAAATACCGTCGAAACGTACCGATTTCGTCATGCTATCTCGAGATGCGTACAGCTCAGCACATGGATGGTGAGGCTTCGTATGTACCGCTCTGGGACCTTTACTTGACACTAAAAAAGATGCGCGATGCTGGCTTGGCTTCTTTAAATGATCCCACTGGGCTAGGTTCCCGCTTCGGGGCTTGCTCGTCGGAAGCGAACCGAGTGGCCGCTCTAATTAAACTCGACACTGCAGTAGGTAGAGCGCTGAAAGCGAAAGATTATCAAATCGACGGCGATGAACCGAGCGCCATCGCGCAGTTGAAGCTGCTCTTCGACAGGTGA
- a CDS encoding S-4TM family putative pore-forming effector — MRNQPQYLPPTTPTILARQNDVDSLRLLIAQRKLYSRAKRWLALRWTGMLFIGVGAPVLALFWGSSALYVGAAASLWLFLGRTLLVLIQNSLTTKAATVQEQFDIFVFDMPDNKERSSMPSLEDIAKIVGPSDKIVETAKREKLLDWYPLDATDSGAVSVAVAQRANASYADSLLRSTAIVWGVATALWVVIVSVVSLLSDVSATTFLLGVVIPLLPALLDVIQYDLGVWKSAGERRDLAKIIESHLSRVAGAVDGQNLLVWQERLFDLRRSAPEVPDMLYKIRRKINERAMHAAARQLSARAKDGRS, encoded by the coding sequence ATGCGCAATCAGCCGCAATACCTGCCACCGACAACGCCAACGATCCTGGCCCGACAGAACGATGTTGATTCACTCCGCCTTTTGATCGCCCAAAGAAAATTGTATAGTCGGGCAAAGCGATGGCTCGCACTACGGTGGACCGGTATGTTATTCATCGGCGTAGGTGCCCCTGTGCTGGCACTTTTCTGGGGTTCATCCGCGCTTTACGTTGGAGCTGCAGCCAGCTTGTGGCTCTTTCTTGGTCGGACACTGCTTGTGCTTATCCAGAACTCGTTGACCACGAAGGCGGCGACAGTGCAGGAGCAGTTCGACATCTTTGTGTTCGATATGCCTGATAACAAAGAGCGTTCGAGCATGCCGTCACTGGAAGACATCGCCAAAATCGTCGGGCCCAGCGATAAAATAGTTGAGACCGCCAAACGGGAAAAGTTGCTTGACTGGTATCCGCTTGACGCGACAGACTCTGGCGCCGTGTCCGTCGCAGTTGCGCAACGCGCCAATGCCTCCTATGCAGACAGCTTGCTCCGCTCGACCGCGATCGTCTGGGGTGTAGCGACGGCATTGTGGGTGGTGATCGTCTCCGTCGTGAGCCTTCTGTCAGATGTGTCTGCGACGACTTTTCTTCTAGGGGTAGTAATCCCACTGCTGCCGGCGTTGCTCGACGTAATTCAATATGACCTTGGTGTATGGAAATCCGCAGGAGAACGCCGAGATTTGGCTAAGATAATCGAGAGTCACCTGAGCCGTGTCGCGGGTGCGGTCGACGGCCAGAACCTTTTGGTTTGGCAGGAAAGGCTGTTCGACCTCCGTCGTTCTGCGCCGGAGGTTCCTGACATGCTTTATAAGATCCGGCGAAAGATTAACGAACGTGCGATGCATGCAGCCGCTCGCCAACTGAGCGCCCGCGCGAAGGATGGCCGTTCCTGA
- a CDS encoding SMODS domain-containing nucleotidyltransferase: MAATTVQAFNEFKEKLRLTDAQKDLVKGRRSSAASYLGDAFPTTSDLPLASSYLMGSAGRDTIIRPLDDVDVLAVFTNKDDIFNKIYRYDSQKFLYRVRDAISNYKVEVVGARGQAVRLFYKSQPHVDIAPVFKWSSGGYGLPNGSGGWLTTDPYAHSAWIAQRHKDLDYRLKPMVRMLKRWNNVHSKYLKGFHLEVMIATLFSSLSGDSRDACEKFFQWAQYNLTVADPAGHGGDLSSYLTLANRASVLSNLEASRTRAVNANAAEADGDHKEAVRLWRIVFGSEFPSFG; this comes from the coding sequence ATGGCCGCGACCACTGTCCAGGCTTTTAACGAATTCAAGGAAAAACTGCGGTTAACCGATGCGCAGAAAGACCTTGTTAAAGGACGCCGATCATCGGCCGCTAGTTATCTTGGTGACGCTTTTCCGACCACAAGCGATCTGCCACTCGCGTCATCGTACTTAATGGGCTCGGCCGGAAGGGACACGATAATACGACCGCTCGATGATGTCGATGTGTTGGCAGTGTTCACGAATAAAGATGACATCTTCAACAAAATCTACCGCTACGACTCACAGAAGTTTCTTTACCGGGTACGAGATGCAATTAGCAACTACAAAGTTGAGGTTGTCGGCGCAAGAGGTCAAGCCGTGCGCCTATTCTACAAGTCGCAGCCGCACGTAGACATTGCTCCCGTCTTCAAGTGGTCGAGCGGAGGTTACGGCCTACCAAATGGCTCCGGCGGGTGGTTGACGACGGATCCCTACGCTCACAGTGCATGGATAGCCCAACGTCACAAAGATCTTGACTATCGACTGAAGCCAATGGTGCGCATGCTGAAGCGTTGGAATAATGTGCACAGCAAGTACTTGAAGGGGTTTCATTTAGAAGTCATGATCGCAACGTTGTTTTCTAGCTTAAGCGGCGATTCACGTGACGCTTGCGAGAAATTCTTCCAGTGGGCTCAGTACAATCTGACGGTTGCTGATCCGGCCGGTCATGGAGGCGACCTGTCGAGCTACCTGACGCTGGCAAATCGCGCGTCAGTGCTTTCGAATCTGGAAGCGTCGAGAACAAGGGCAGTTAACGCCAACGCAGCTGAAGCTGATGGTGATCACAAAGAGGCAGTACGGCTCTGGCGGATAGTCTTTGGTAGCGAGTTCCCGTCCTTCGGGTAG